CGCGTGCGCAAGGACATCGACGAGCAGACGCAGGTGGGTGACCGGGTCTCCGGGAGggcctccctgccacccccagaCCTGACCCCCCGCACGTCTGCCTTCACCTGCACCCGGCGCGCTCAGGGTGAAGCCCACAGCACGCCCACCTCCCGGcctcttgcctccctcccctctccgcACCGCCAGGAGCACTGGTACACGTCCTACATCGACCTGCTGCAGCGCTTCTGCCTCTGGAACGTGTCCAACCAGGTGGTCAAGCTCAGCACCAGCCGCGCCGTCAGCTGCCTCAACCAGGCCTCCACCACCCTGCACGTCAACTGCAGCCACTGCAAGCGGCCCATGAGCAGCCGTGGCTGGGTCTGTGACCGGTGCCACCGCTGCGCCAGCATGTGTGCTGTCTGCCACCACGTGGTCAAGGGTCTGTTCGTGTGGTGCCAGGGCTGCAGTCACGGCGGCCACCTGCAGCACATCATGAAGTGGCTGGAGGGCAGCTCCCACTGCCCTGCGGGCTGCGGCCACCTGTGCGAGTACTCGTGACCCATCTGCGCtgggcctggggtgggtggggctgggcgTGCGAACCAAATAAAGGACGCGGGAGCCGCAGTCTGAGGCTGCCTGTCACCCCATCGTGCCGCCGCCAACGGCCGGGTTAGTTTTTCCGCGCTGTGCGACCGGGGTGGGTAGGTGACCTCATCGCCATGGGAACTGGCGGGGGGCGTGGCCCTAGCCCGGGTCGGGTGGCCTTCGCTCCGCCTTCGAAAACACCCTTCCTTCCGGGGCGGGCCAAAAGAAGGTGCTTCCGGGCCGTTGCCGCGACGACGGAGCTCCCGCCATGCCTCGCGGCGGCGGGCTAATGGCGTCGGGGGCGCGGCTGCAGTTACTGCTCGCGCTCTGGACGCTGGCGGTCCCGGCCCGGCCGGTGGCCGCGGACGCGGGCGACGGAGGGTGGTGAGCGGCGGGGTCCGGGCGCGCGGTGGGGCCCGGGGCGCGCGGTGGGGCGGGGGTGCTGACCAGCTGTGCCCGCAGGCAGCGACGCGGGCCtggggcggcggcggtggcggagGAGGAGCGCTGTGCCGTGGAGCGTCGGGCCGACCTTAGCTACTCCGAGTTCGTGCAGCAGTACGTTCCCCTTACCCCGCCCCGGAGCGCCGATATCGCGCCCTTTCTGGCCCGCCCGTCCTCCCTGATCTCCCAAGATCTATTTGAACTAACGCGTGGGGGCTGGAGTGGGCAGGCGCGGGTCAGACTTGGCCGTGACTCTTGCCCCTTCTAGCTACGCCTTCTCCAGACCCGTCATCCTCCAGAGGCTCACAGACAACTCGGTGAGTGCTGGCGCCCCTCCTGGCCACTTTCCGCCCTTGCTGGGCCCAGCTCTTGagtcttctccccacccccttagAGGTTCCGGGCCCTGTGCTCCCGAGAAAAGCTGCTGGCCTCGTTCGGGGACAGCGTGGTACGGCTGAGCACTGCCAACACCTACTCCTACCGGAAAGGTGAGCTGCCCCACCCTGCCTGCCAGCATCTTGCGGGCGGCCCCAGCGAGTCCTGACCAGCCCCTTTCCCGCAGTGGACCTGCTCTTCCAGGAGTATGTGGAGCACCTGTTACACCCCCAGGATCCTACCTCCTTGGGCAACGGTGAGTGGGCTTTGGTCGGCCCTGGGGTGGGGTCGGAGGAGATAGGGGCATTGGAAGTACTCGGGTGCCAAAATCCCTGCGTGTCCTGTGTTCTTTGCTGGCAGacactttgtatttctttggggACAATAATTTCAGCGAATGGGCATCACTTTTCCAGCActattccccacccccattcagcCTGTTGGGTACCACAGCTGCTTACAGCTTTGGAGTTGCAGGTGGGTACCCTGCAGGAGCAGAGGgcatgggagagagggagggggtggggactaCAGGCTGGGTTTGGTTAGCGACTGCCGGTAACTCCACAGGAGCTGGTTCTGGGGTGCCTTTCCACTGGCACGGGCCCGGCTTCTCAGAGGTGGTCTACGGCCGCAAGGTCAGCACAGGATGGGGGCTGAGGCTTGGGGCTCGCTGACTGCAACACAGAGTGACCTTGCTGCTCCGCCCCCAGCGCTGGTTCCTGTACCCCCCCGAGAAGACACCGGAGTTCCACCCCAACAAGACCACACTGGCCTGGCTTCAGGACGTGTACCCAGCCCTGGCACCATCGGAGAGACCCCTGGAGTGCACCGTCCAGGCTGGCGAGGTCAGTAGGTGACGACAGGAAGGGGCCTCCAGGCTGGACCAGCTGCCACTAATTAATTTCTGTGCCCCGCCTCCATCCCCCACCAGGTGCTGTATTTCCCTGACCGATGGTGGCACGCCACACTAAACCTGGACACCAGTGTTTTCATCTCCACCTTCCTCAGCTAGCCAGAGTGGGCGGCTGGTGAGACCAGCACACACCAGCACACGCCCCCGTTAGTGCTCACAGATTTTATTACAGGACAGTGGTGGCGGCAGCCCACCCTCACCTGCTGTTTCTGGCCCAGACAGGTGGAGGTGGGGTTCATGGTCCAGCAGCAAAACtgatgagggtgggggtggggacactggGGCAAGGATCTAGGGACACAAACTATGTACAGGGACTGGGAGCTACTGCCCCAAGGCCCACCTGGGCCAGGATAGTAGGCAAGGCGGGCTGCCCTTGCACTCGCCCGGCCTCAGTAGTCCTCCACCCAGCCGTTCTCAGAGATGAACGCATCAATGACCTCTTTCATGGCCAGGTTCGGGATGAGCTGTTCCTGGGTCAGGGGGCTCCGGGTGACAGGGTCAAAGTGACCCACACGCTGCAGTGTGCAGTGACAACAGGGTCAGAAAGCGCTCAGTGCTTATGGGTCCTGCTCCCAACACACGTGGGCCCTCACCTGCAGGTGCTCCTCGATGTCCTTGCGGTCGTAGGTGATGCCACTGGGTGTGATGCACGGCTCCCGCATGAGCTCAAAGCTGATCTTGCCGCACAGGTAGTCGGGGATGTCTCGCTTCTACAGCACAGACAGTCCTGTCATGCACCAGGAAGGGGACGCCGCTCCGATGCCTGCTCCCCAGCGCCAGAGGACCTACCCGGGCTTACCTTTCTTTTCTCATCCACCTGGGAGAAAAGCTCATCCATGTCTGCTAAGTACTTGTCCTGCAAAGAAGCAAGCAGCTACGCATGGGCCAGACgccccatcccccttccccaggCAAAGGCCCCCTCCCGCCACAGGCACGCGGTCTGGCGCACACCCACACACGGGCCGGGGCACCCTCACGTGCTTGGCCTCGATGCAGGCCTGCTGGGCCCGGATGTGGCTGTCGTCCTCATCACCCTCGTGGTTCCTCTGGCACTCTTCCAGCTCCCTGGGGGTCAGCCAGGAGCTAGTCAGAAATGGGTCTGGCCAGGAGAGGCCACACTCCACCCACCCCTTGTTCAGGTTTCATTTCCCTCCATCTCCTGCTCGCCCATGTTGGCCTTCAATAAACACTCGTGTTCTTGGCTCCGAATTAGCCCGAGAGTGCTGacttgaggggggtggggggcacgcgGAGCCTGCCGCTTGCACAGCTCACCTCTCCCGCTCGGCCACAATAAGCCGGGTGAGGTAGGAGTGCAGCTCGTTCTCCTGGTGGATGCGCCGCTCCTCAATGCTGTTCCAGCGCTTCTTCTTGGCGATGCGCAGGGCACTAGGGATGTCATCCCCAAAGTTGAGCCGCTGCTCCTTGGCGAGGTTGtaggctggggggagaggggcttcAGGTCACCTGGCCAGACTATCCACCTggtcccaggcacccctacaaccTAATAACCAGTAGGCCCACCTCGCTGCAGGTTGGCAATGGCCTCATCGTAGCTCTCCATCTCTAGCTGGCATTGTCCCAGGAAGAAGTGTGCCTTCACAGACTGCCCGTCCAGCTCCAGGGCCCGCCGACAGTCTGCTAGGGCCTGCTCGTGCTGCTGCATCTTCAGGTAGCACAATGCCCGGTTGGTGTAGTACACTGCCACCAGAGGATTCCGGGTCTGGGGACCAAGGCCGGGCCAGCCAGCATGAGGAAGTGAGCTCTGCGCGCCCCCCTCTGTCCTAAACCCTATCCCGGTTTGGAACCCACGGCGAGAATCAAGACACCAGAAATTTCTCAGTTTCAAAGCTCCTGCATGCTAAAGATTAGTGGAGGGTGCGCTCCCGGTCCCAAGGCCTGCCTGAGCCCACCTTCTTGCCCCCCACGAAATGTTGCCGAGATAAATTTCCGAGCCCTGTGGAGATCCCCAGCTTTGGGCCTGGAGTTCTTAAGGAACAGGGATCTCTCGTCCGCTGCCCGGGAACCTCAAGCACCCTGAAGCCCCACTCGCCATACTTCTCCAGCAAGCAGCACTGGCTGGAGAGCAGTGGCCTTGACACCTTTGGAATAAGAGCATCGCTAAACTCTCAGGGCCCAAACGTCCGCGCGTACGAGCCAGGACCCATCGAAGGCCCGGGGCCCGAAGTcggggccccgccccctcccctggcccggTCGCAGATCCCCTCCCCGGCGCGGGTGCACTCACGATGGCGCGGCCGTAGCAGGCCGCTGCCTCCGGGTACTTGCGGCCCACGAAGAGCCGGTTGCCCTGCTCCTTGAGCTCTTGCGCGCTCGGGCTTTTTTCGGGGCTTCCGCCGCCGGCGCCCAGCCGCGCGCcgccttccttctcctccttgccCTTCATGGCGCCGCGCGGCACAGCCTGGGCTCAGCTCCCAGGCTCCGCGTCTGGCCCACCCAGCGCCCGCAGCCCGAGCCCGCAGCCCGAGCCCGCGATCCGCTCGGGCCCGGTCCAGCGATCCGCCACCGGAACTTCCGGCCGCGGTGGGCGGGGACGCGTGTGCGTCCGACGGGCTGCGGGGGTGGGGCCGGCTGGAGCATGCGCTCGAGGCAAAGCGACCCGCGACTTCGG
This sequence is a window from Prionailurus viverrinus isolate Anna chromosome E3, UM_Priviv_1.0, whole genome shotgun sequence. Protein-coding genes within it:
- the STUB1 gene encoding E3 ubiquitin-protein ligase CHIP isoform X2, producing MKGKEEKEGGARLGAGGGSPEKSPSAQELKEQGNRLFVGRKYPEAAACYGRAITRNPLVAVYYTNRALCYLKMQQHEQALADCRRALELDGQSVKAHFFLGQCQLEMESYDEAIANLQRAYNLAKEQRLNFGDDIPSALRIAKKKRWNSIEERRIHQENELHSYLTRLIVAERERELEECQRNHEGDEDDSHIRAQQACIEAKHDKYLADMDELFSQVDEKRKVSPGRSSGAGEQASERRPLPGA
- the JMJD8 gene encoding jmjC domain-containing protein 8, translating into MPRGGGLMASGARLQLLLALWTLAVPARPVAADAGDGGWQRRGPGAAAVAEEERCAVERRADLSYSEFVQHYAFSRPVILQRLTDNSRFRALCSREKLLASFGDSVVRLSTANTYSYRKVDLLFQEYVEHLLHPQDPTSLGNDTLYFFGDNNFSEWASLFQHYSPPPFSLLGTTAAYSFGVAGAGSGVPFHWHGPGFSEVVYGRKRWFLYPPEKTPEFHPNKTTLAWLQDVYPALAPSERPLECTVQAGEVLYFPDRWWHATLNLDTSVFISTFLS
- the STUB1 gene encoding E3 ubiquitin-protein ligase CHIP isoform X1, yielding MKGKEEKEGGARLGAGGGSPEKSPSAQELKEQGNRLFVGRKYPEAAACYGRAITRNPLVAVYYTNRALCYLKMQQHEQALADCRRALELDGQSVKAHFFLGQCQLEMESYDEAIANLQRAYNLAKEQRLNFGDDIPSALRIAKKKRWNSIEERRIHQENELHSYLTRLIVAERERELEECQRNHEGDEDDSHIRAQQACIEAKHDKYLADMDELFSQVDEKRKKRDIPDYLCGKISFELMREPCITPSGITYDRKDIEEHLQRVGHFDPVTRSPLTQEQLIPNLAMKEVIDAFISENGWVEDY